The DNA segment TGGATCACCAGGTCGTAGCCCGGCCGCTTGGCCTCCGGGCCGGTCACGTCGTAGCCGGCGACGGCGCAGTAGATCAGGTCGGGCTTGATCGCCTTGAGCTGCTCGTAGCCCAGGCCCAGCTTCTCGGCGCCGCCGGTCTTGAAGTTGTGGATCACCACATCGAACTGCGGCAGCAGTTCGTGCACGATCTTCGCGCCCTCGGGGCTCTGCAGGTCCAGCGTGATCGACCGCTTGTTGCGGTTCATGCTGTTGTAGTAGGTGGTCTCGGTCTTGCCGATGCGCATGCCCCAGTCGCGCGTGTCGTCGCCGCGGCCGGGATGCTCCACCTTCACCACCTCGGCGCCGAAATCGGCCAGCACCTGGCCGCAGAGCGGGCCGGCGAACACGCGCGAGAGGTCGAGCACGCGCACGCCCTCCAGCGGAAAGTCGATACCGTCAGGCGATGCGGCGTCAGCGGTGGTGGCGTTCAATGTCTTGTCTCCAGTCATTCGTTCATTGTGGTGCGGCAGGCGGCGTAGCCGCTGCCCCCTGCGCGACCCGGCACCGGGAGCGCGTCAGCCCGCAGGGCCGCGCAGCCGCACGTAATCGGGCGCGCGCTTTTCCAGGAAGGCGGCGATGCCCTCGCGCGACTCTTCGGTGGCCTGCGACAGCACCATGCTCTGCGCCTCGCTCTCCAGCTGCTCTGCGAGCGTGGCCTGGGGTGCCGCCAGGCAGAGGGCCTTGATGCGCGCCATGGCCTGCTGCGGCCCGTCCGCCACGCTGGCGGCCAGTGCCAGCGCGCTGGCCAGCGCCTCGCCCGGCTCGGCCAGGCGGTTGACGGCGCCGAGGGCATGCAGGCGCTCGCCCGAAATCCGCTCGCCCGTCAGGCACAGCTCCGTCAGCACCTGGCGCGACACGAATTCGGCCAGGAAGGCCGTCGCGCCGCCGTCGGGCGTGAGGCCCACCTTCACGTAGGCCACGGAGAAGACGGCGTTGCGCGCGGCCACCAGCATGTCGCAGGCCAGCGCCAGCGACAGGCCCGCACCGGCCGCCGCACCTTCCACGGCCGCGATCACAGGCTTGCCGCTGCCGCGCACCGCACGGATCAGGTCGTGCAGGCCTTCCAGCTTGGCGCGGCGCTCCTCGATGGGCAGCTCGCGCCGCTTCGCCAGTTGGCGCAGGTCGCCGCCCGCACAGAAGTGCCCGCCTTCGCCGGTGAGCACGATGGCGCCCACCGCGAGATCCTGCTGCGCCGCGGCCAGCGCCTCGGTGAGCGCGGCATAGAACGCGGGCGACAGCGCGTTGCGCGCGGCGGTGTTGTTGTTGCTGAGCACCAGCACGGCGCCTTCGCGGCGCTGCAGCAGGGGTGCGGTCGTCTCCGTCATGGCCTGGGTCCTTCTTCGTCTTACGCGGGTTGACCGAGGGAGATGTACCGTGCCAGGTGGTGGTCTTCATCGCCCAGCTGGTGGTCGATCATCACCAGCCGCTTCGCATAGTGCGCCAGCGGCAGTTCCCAGGTCATGCCGATGCCCCCATGCATCTGGATGCTTTCCTCGGCCACGAGGGTGCCGATGCGGCCGATGCTGAACTTGGCGGCCGAGAGCGCCCGCTCGCGCGCGGTGCGGTCGGCGCCGTCGATCGCGGCCGCGGCGTTGATGACGGCCGAGCGGGCCTGCTCCACCTCCAACAGCAGATCGGCCATGCGGTGCTGCAGCGCCTGGAAGCTGCCGATCGGCACGCCGAACTGCTTGCGGGTGCGCAGGTATTCCAGCGTATGTTCCTTGGCCACGTCCATCGCGCCCACGGCCTCGGCGCACAGCGCCAGCACGCCCCAGCCCACGGCCCGCTCCAGCAGCGCGGCGCCCTCGCCTTCCGCGCCCAGCAGCGCGTCCGCGCCCACGGCCACGTTCGTGAAGACCAGTTCGGCCGTGCGGCCGCCGTCGATGCGGCCGTGGCCCTGCCGCCTGAGCCCGGCGGCATCGCCGGGCACCAGGAACAACGAGATGCCCGCCGCGTCGAAGGTGCCGCCGCCCGTGCGGGCCGACACCAGCAGCCACTCGGCGCCGTCGCCGAACAGCACCACGCCCTTGGTGCCGTCGATCACCCAGCCATCTCCCGCGCGGCACGCGGTGGCCGCCACGCGCGTCGGCTCGTAGTGGCCGCCCGGCTCGTCGTGCGCCAGCGCGGCCACGGCCTCGCCGGCCACCAGCGGCGCCAGCACGGTGTCTTTCTGCGCATCGGTGCCGGCCGCCGCGACGGCGCGGCCCACCACCAGGGCGCCCAGCAGGGGTTCGGCCACCAGGCCGCGGCCCAGGCGCTCGAACACCACGCTGACGTCGAAGCCCGCTCCGCCGAAGCCGCCGTCGGCCTCGGTGAACAGCGCGCCGATGGCGCCCAGCTCGGCGAAGCCGCGGTACAGCGCGGGGCTGTGGCCCTGCGCGCCGTAGGCGGCATGGTTGCGCTGCTCGATGCCGGACTGCCCGGCGATGAAGCGGTCCAGCGTGTCCGCCAGCATGCGGCGGTCTTCGGTGTGTTCGAAATTCATGGCGTCACAGTCCCAGGATCATCTTGGAGATGATGTTTTTCTGGATCTCGTTGGAGCCGCCGAAGATCGACAGCTTGCGGTAGTTGAAGTAGTTCGCTGCGGCCGCGGCGGCGCCTTCCGGCCCCACGGCCAGGTCTTCGTGGCCGGCATGCAGCGCCTCTTCCTCGAAGGGCAGCGCGTACGGGCCCATGGCGCGGCGCGTGAGCGAGAGGATCTCCTGGCGGATCTCGGTGCCGCGGATCTTCAGCATGGAGCTTTCCGCGCCCGGCACGCCTCCGCCGGCCACCGCGGCGATCACGCGCAGGTTGGTGGTCTTCATGTTCTCCAGGTCGATCTCGACGCGGGCGAGGCGCGCGGCGAACAGCGGGTCCTGCGCGAGCGGACGGCCGTTGCACTGCACGGTGGCGGCCACGCGCTTCAACTTCTCCAGCGC comes from the Paracidovorax avenae ATCC 19860 genome and includes:
- a CDS encoding oxepin-CoA hydrolase, alternative type, whose amino-acid sequence is MTETTAPLLQRREGAVLVLSNNNTAARNALSPAFYAALTEALAAAQQDLAVGAIVLTGEGGHFCAGGDLRQLAKRRELPIEERRAKLEGLHDLIRAVRGSGKPVIAAVEGAAAGAGLSLALACDMLVAARNAVFSVAYVKVGLTPDGGATAFLAEFVSRQVLTELCLTGERISGERLHALGAVNRLAEPGEALASALALAASVADGPQQAMARIKALCLAAPQATLAEQLESEAQSMVLSQATEESREGIAAFLEKRAPDYVRLRGPAG
- a CDS encoding acyl-CoA dehydrogenase family protein, whose translation is MNFEHTEDRRMLADTLDRFIAGQSGIEQRNHAAYGAQGHSPALYRGFAELGAIGALFTEADGGFGGAGFDVSVVFERLGRGLVAEPLLGALVVGRAVAAAGTDAQKDTVLAPLVAGEAVAALAHDEPGGHYEPTRVAATACRAGDGWVIDGTKGVVLFGDGAEWLLVSARTGGGTFDAAGISLFLVPGDAAGLRRQGHGRIDGGRTAELVFTNVAVGADALLGAEGEGAALLERAVGWGVLALCAEAVGAMDVAKEHTLEYLRTRKQFGVPIGSFQALQHRMADLLLEVEQARSAVINAAAAIDGADRTARERALSAAKFSIGRIGTLVAEESIQMHGGIGMTWELPLAHYAKRLVMIDHQLGDEDHHLARYISLGQPA